A genomic stretch from Thauera sp. GDN1 includes:
- the katG gene encoding catalase/peroxidase HPI, which translates to MSDNNTQSADKCPVMHGGNTAASDSVMAWWPKALNLDILHQHDTKTNPLGAGFDYREELKKLDVDALKNDLKALMTDSQEWWPADWGHYGGLMIRMAWHAAGTYRVADGRGGGGTGNQRFAPLNSWPDNGNLDKARRLLWPIKKKYGNKVSWADLIILAGNMAYESMGFKTFGFAFGREDIWHPEKDIYWGSEKEWLAPSGSEGSRYSGQRDLQNPLAAVMMGLIYVNPEGVDGKPDPIKTAHDMRVTFARMAMNDEETVALTAGGHTVGKAHGNGSAANLGPAPEGADLDEQGLGWMNHTTRGIGRDTVTSGIEGAWTSHPTKWDNGYFDMLFKHDWWLQKSPAGAWQWEPVNIKEEDMPVDVEDPSIRRKPMMTDADMALRFDPEYRKIAERFRNDQAYFEEVFARAWFKLTHRDMGPKARYIGPDVPAEDLIWQDPVPAGSKDYDVAAVKARIAAAGLSVGDMVATAWDSARTFRGSDYRGGANGARIRLAPQKDWEGNEPARLARVLAAYEKIAAETGASMADLIVLGGNVGLEQAIKVAGFEVEVPFAPGRGDASQAQTDVESFEVLEPVHDGFRNWQKAHYVVQPEEMLLDRAQLLGLTAPEMTVLIGGLRVLGTNHGGSQHGVFTDRVGALTNDFFVNLTDMAYSWKPTGRNSYDIVERKSGAKKWTATRVDLVFGSNSILRAYAELYAQDDNQEKFVRDFVAAWTKVMNADRFDLK; encoded by the coding sequence GGCTTCGATTACCGCGAGGAGCTGAAGAAGCTCGACGTCGACGCGCTCAAGAACGACCTGAAGGCGCTGATGACCGACAGCCAGGAGTGGTGGCCGGCCGACTGGGGTCACTACGGTGGCCTGATGATCCGCATGGCCTGGCACGCCGCCGGCACCTATCGCGTGGCCGACGGCCGCGGCGGCGGCGGCACCGGCAATCAGCGCTTCGCCCCCCTGAACTCCTGGCCCGACAACGGCAACCTCGACAAGGCGCGCCGCCTGCTGTGGCCGATCAAGAAGAAGTACGGCAACAAGGTGAGCTGGGCCGACCTCATCATCCTCGCCGGCAACATGGCCTACGAGTCGATGGGCTTCAAGACCTTCGGCTTCGCCTTCGGTCGCGAGGACATCTGGCACCCCGAGAAGGACATCTACTGGGGCTCGGAGAAGGAATGGCTCGCCCCCAGCGGCAGCGAGGGCTCGCGCTACTCCGGCCAGCGCGACCTGCAGAACCCGCTCGCCGCGGTGATGATGGGCCTGATCTATGTGAATCCCGAAGGCGTGGACGGCAAGCCCGACCCGATCAAGACCGCCCACGACATGCGTGTGACCTTCGCCCGCATGGCGATGAACGACGAGGAGACCGTGGCGCTCACCGCCGGCGGCCACACCGTCGGCAAGGCGCACGGCAACGGCAGCGCGGCCAACCTCGGCCCGGCACCGGAAGGCGCCGACCTCGATGAGCAGGGCCTCGGCTGGATGAACCACACCACCCGCGGCATCGGCCGCGACACCGTGACCAGCGGCATCGAGGGCGCGTGGACCTCCCATCCGACGAAGTGGGACAACGGCTACTTCGACATGCTGTTCAAGCACGACTGGTGGCTGCAGAAGTCGCCCGCCGGCGCCTGGCAGTGGGAGCCGGTCAACATCAAGGAAGAGGACATGCCGGTGGACGTCGAGGATCCGTCGATCCGCCGCAAGCCGATGATGACCGACGCCGACATGGCGCTGCGCTTCGACCCCGAGTACCGCAAGATCGCCGAGCGCTTCCGCAACGACCAGGCCTACTTCGAGGAGGTCTTCGCGCGCGCCTGGTTCAAGCTGACCCACCGCGACATGGGCCCGAAGGCGCGCTACATCGGCCCCGACGTTCCGGCCGAGGACCTGATCTGGCAAGACCCCGTGCCCGCCGGCAGCAAGGACTACGACGTCGCCGCGGTGAAGGCCAGGATCGCCGCCGCCGGCCTGTCGGTCGGTGACATGGTCGCCACCGCCTGGGACAGCGCCCGCACCTTCCGCGGCTCCGACTACCGTGGTGGCGCCAACGGCGCGCGCATCCGCCTCGCCCCGCAGAAGGACTGGGAAGGCAACGAGCCGGCGCGCCTGGCCAGGGTGCTGGCGGCGTACGAGAAGATCGCCGCGGAGACCGGCGCCAGCATGGCCGACCTGATCGTGCTCGGCGGCAACGTCGGCCTGGAGCAGGCGATCAAGGTCGCCGGCTTCGAGGTCGAGGTGCCCTTCGCGCCCGGCCGTGGCGATGCCAGCCAGGCGCAGACCGACGTCGAGTCCTTCGAGGTGCTCGAACCGGTGCATGACGGCTTCCGCAACTGGCAGAAGGCGCACTACGTCGTCCAGCCCGAGGAGATGCTGCTCGACCGCGCCCAGCTGCTCGGCCTCACCGCGCCCGAGATGACCGTGCTGATCGGCGGCCTGCGCGTGCTCGGCACCAACCACGGCGGCAGCCAGCACGGCGTGTTCACCGACCGCGTCGGCGCGCTGACGAACGACTTCTTCGTCAATCTGACCGACATGGCCTACAGCTGGAAGCCCACCGGGCGCAACAGCTACGACATCGTCGAGCGCAAGAGCGGCGCGAAGAAGTGGACCGCGACCCGGGTCGACCTGGTGTTCGGCTCCAACTCCATCCTGCGCGCCTACGCCGAGCTCTACGCCCAGGACGACAACCAGGAGAAGTTCGTGCGTGACTTCGTCGCCGCGTGGACGAAGGTCATGAACGCCGACCGCTTCGACCTCAAGTAA